The sequence below is a genomic window from bacterium.
CTGATCGTTTCCTCCCAAAATGCGTCCCTCATTTTGTTGTTCACTAAAATCAGATTGTTGGAGGTGACTCCGAACCATCGTGAGAGCGGACATCTGTTCCGGAAGCGCGGTGCTTTCTGTTGCATTAAGGTAAGTGTACAGATCGATGACATCCTTCGGTGCGCCTTCGCGAGTTAATAAATCGGCGACAGAGAGCTGGTCAAGTTTGAGAATCTCCGGCGGCAGGACTTTCGCATCAGTAATTTTTTCCAGCAATCTTTTCGTATACTGCATTTCCTGGCCGAAAAGAACGCCCGGGCGCGTCCCTTTGAATGGGAGCGATTCCCGCAATTTCTTGAAAGATTCGATCCTGAATCTTTGACCGCGAACAAAAATACCATCATAGAGCTTTGCGGTAAGCACTTGAAGTCCGAATTCTTTGCAGTAACGATGATCGTATTCATCAGATGCATCTACATATTCGGCGCCCATTTCAGCATACAGATCATCCGAAAAAGGATCGCGATACGTACGAACACGACCGCCTGGATGCGATCGCGCTTCTAATACTGTCACACCAAAACCTGATTTGTTCAGTTCATATGCCGCAGCCAAACCAGCAAGACCGGCGCCCAAAACAAGCACCTCTTTTCGGGACTCTTCGGCTCGAACGCCTCGAAATGCAAGTGTTGCGGCGGCTGCAGCGGCACCATGCAGAAACTCACGCCGTGTGATCATTGATTTGTCACCCGAGTCAGAATGACTTTAAAACGCCGATAGGTATCTTCTTCAATGTAAGGCTGCACTTCTTCAAACACCGAAGAGACTTGTTGCGGTGAAGCACCCACGTTCAAAGCTCCGCGCACGTGCGAGTAAAACTGGCGTTCGACCTGCAAGACCGCGGTCATCGCTACGATCAATAGCTCACGCACAACCGGCGAAAGGAAGGGCCGCGATAAGACTTTGCCGTATCCTTCCTGAATCATCCAGTCGGACAGATCCGGATGGAGTTGTTTCATATTCTGAACTAACTTTTCATATTGTGAACCATAGATTTTCTGGCAAAGTTCCTCTCCGCGCCGTTGCCAATGTTCATATGACGCGGATTCTTCGCGTAAGAATTCAGTATTGCCGGGTGCCAGATCGTTCAAAAGTATAAAAGCGTTAATTGTGGCTGCATATCCGGCAAACAAATAGGTTTGTAATACGGCTTCCCGGATCTGCGTGATGGGCAGGCCTCCTTGCAAGGCTTCCTGAAATTCTTTGCGCAATCCCGGTTCGTTGCGAAGGGCCACACAACTGCTGATTCGAACAAGTGCGAGAATCTGTTCCAGGGAAGGATCCGGCACGTCTACATCCTGGCGGGGACCGGAATTCCAAGCAGTCTTAGATTGATTTCCATCGCGGAACGAAACAAATCCACGACCGCGATGCGAAGAAGCTTCTTGTGTTCGTCCGGCTCATGAAGAATGGAATATTTGTGATAGTAATTGTTAAAAGCCTGAGCGAGCTGGAAAACA
It includes:
- a CDS encoding FAD-dependent oxidoreductase, yielding MITRREFLHGAAAAAATLAFRGVRAEESRKEVLVLGAGLAGLAAAYELNKSGFGVTVLEARSHPGGRVRTYRDPFSDDLYAEMGAEYVDASDEYDHRYCKEFGLQVLTAKLYDGIFVRGQRFRIESFKKLRESLPFKGTRPGVLFGQEMQYTKRLLEKITDAKVLPPEILKLDQLSVADLLTREGAPKDVIDLYTYLNATESTALPEQMSALTMVRSHLQQSDFSEQQNEGRILGGNDQLPKAFAKALSTKIHYQRPVRKIAHNADGAEVWFEEQGQVHAIRTPWLVIAIPFKVLREIEIIQSFSESKMKCIQELSYGQVMKIAMQYKNRFWNEQGSLGQRVFTDTRLRRIYHMSIDQPGPRGILMSFTAGDDAKKLGTLSESERMAVSLQEISKIWPEAGRNFEGGITKYWNEDPWIKGSYSFTGVGQDIDFLELARRPEGRVFFAGEHTSPFRASMNGAIESGVRACEEIKASLRV
- a CDS encoding carboxymuconolactone decarboxylase family protein encodes the protein MPDPSLEQILALVRISSCVALRNEPGLRKEFQEALQGGLPITQIREAVLQTYLFAGYAATINAFILLNDLAPGNTEFLREESASYEHWQRRGEELCQKIYGSQYEKLVQNMKQLHPDLSDWMIQEGYGKVLSRPFLSPVVRELLIVAMTAVLQVERQFYSHVRGALNVGASPQQVSSVFEEVQPYIEEDTYRRFKVILTRVTNQ